From Spiroplasma endosymbiont of Diplazon laetatorius:
TATATTTTAAACCTGGTGAAGAAAGCATTTCATCGCTGTTTAATCTAATCACATTTGGTGAATGAATGGGGATACTTTATGCTGTTTTCCTAAATATCTTTATTTCGATAGCTATAGGAACAATAATAAGTGGACTTATTAAAAGTGTTGCACTTTCTCAAAGTATTTCAATTATAGTTGTGGGTGTATGTATTGTGTTTTCAGACAATTTATTACCCATAGAATTAATGTCTTTAAATAAAGGTCTTTTAATATTTAGTTATTTTATACCTCAAAAACATAGTGTTTGAGTTGGATTAATAGTATCTTCAGCACATAAATTGGATTGAATTGTAGAGAATCCAGATAGAAGATACATAAGTTTCAACTATAATCTAACATTAGTTAGTTTCACATCATTGATATATACATCATTATTAATGGTGGGTGCATACTTTTCATTTGGGTGAAATAACAAAAAATAGTTTAAAAATTAAAAAATTTTATACTATTAATTTAAGAAAAGTGTTATATTTATATTAACAATGTTTATGGAGGGTATCAAATGAAATTAATTTTAGCTATTGAAGTAGGTGTATCATCATCAAAGGTTGGTTTAGTAAACCAATATGGGGATTTACAAGCTAAGTTTTCAGTTGATCACGACCTAAACAACCTTATTCCTAATTTACATGACAAAATAATGGATGGTTTAGAAGCTATTGGAATTAACTACGAAGAAGAAATTGAAAAAATTGGATTAGCAATGGGTGGATATATCGACCATATGTTAGGTATAGTTAGATATTCTGCTAACTTAGATTTAAAAAACTACAACATTAAAGAAGTTGCAGAAGAATTATTCAAAAAACCTATTTTTGTAATAAACGATGCTAACGCAAGTGCTTTAGGAGAATTTTGAACTGGTGTTGCAAAACAATATGATTCAATTATCTTTTACTACATTGATCAAGGAATTGGTGGGGCAGTAATTACTGAAGGTAAATTAGCTCCAGGTTCAAGAGGTTTTGCAGGAGAATTTGGTCATGGAGGAGGAATCTTCCAAACTAAATATGAATGTTCTTGTGGATTAGTTGGATGTATTGAACCAATGTCATCAACTAATGGTATTGAAAACCACTTTAAAGAAACATTCAAAAACAAAAAAAATCATCCAGCATTAGACTTTTTTAATAACCCAGAAACAATTACTTTTAAAGAAATTGTTGAAGTTTATGAAGAAAAAGGATATCCATATGAAATTGGTGATTTATTAGAAGAAGCTTTAGAACCAATTGTTATGCATATGGCATCAATGATTAACGCTTTAGATCCAGAAGCTATAATTTTAGCTGGTGGATTAACACATCTTGGAGATAAATTAATTGAAATTATTCATACAAACATTAAAAAATACATTATTGATATGTTTGCAGAAGAATTAACTATTGAAATTGCTGAATTAGGAAATGATTCAACAATGATCGGTAGTGCATATTACGCATTAAATGATTGAAAAATATTCTAATTTTCAATCATTTTTTTATGAAAGGATTTTAATATGGAAGAATTACTTAAAAGAATTAACGAACTTGCAGCAATTGCAAAGCAAAGAGAATTAACTGCAGAAGAACTTGAAGAAAGAGCTAAATTAAGAGAAGAATACATTAAATTATTTAGAGCAGGATTTGAGCAACAATTAGAAAACACTATTTTTGTTGATGAAAATGGAAATGAAATAAACAGAAACACTAAAAAGTAGCACCTATCAATTTGTGCTACTTTTTTATATAATTACTCTAAGCCTTAAAATAATAAGGCGAAGGGGGTAATTTATGAAAAAATTACTAGGAATGTTAGGTGCAGTTGCTTTAGTTGCAACAACAAGCTCTGCAGTTACATCTTGTGGAATAGGAAATTATGGTATAGAAAAAAATGTTTCTATTGATGAATATAACTTAAAACAAGATGTTACATTTATTATTAATTCAGAATTGGTTGACGGTGATTCAATAAAAGTTACTGTTGATAAGGATTCTGATCTTAACCCAAAAATAGACACTAAAGTTGATGGTAAAAATCTAATTGTAACTATTGGATTTGAAAAATCTAATTTACCTTTAGTTAAAAAAAGCACAAAAATATATGTAAGTGTTTTAAGAGGTGAAACTAATTTTGAAGAGACTGTAGGTACAATAAAACTTACAGTTTCTCCAATATTAAAACAACTCTCAAGTGTCTTAAAAACATCTGACTTAAAATATATTGATGATAATTCAGAATCAACAATTATAAAATTAATAGATGAACAAAATCCTTTAGCAAAAGGTAATTATAAGTTAAGTGAAATAACACAAGTTTCAGCAAAAGCTACTGGAATAGGAGATTTCAAAGGAACAGTTAATATAAGCTTTGAAATAATATGTGACATTGAATTAGATAAATATTCAATCAAATTAGACAGAGCAACTAATCCATCTGAAGAAGTAACTATTTTAAATTATGATGAATTAAAAAATGTTTCTGTAAGTAATGTAGGTAGTGTTGCTGTGACATTTGAGAAAAAAGATAACAAAATAATAATCAGAGCAAATTCTAATGGAACTTCAGTGATCGAAGTTAGAGCAGATAATGCCAAGGAAATAAAGAAAATAAATATTTCTGTAAAATATAACTAAAATAACTTATAAATATGCAAAAAAACCTTAACCAATAAGGTTTTTTTGCATTTTAGAGATATAATTATTTTGAATATAGAAGAGGTTTTGAATACATGAACAGAAACAATAAAAATTTAAATGCTTTAAGAATTTTAGGTATTGAAGCAATTAATAAGGCTAATTCAGGTCACCCTGGAATAGTTTTAGGAGCAAGTCCAATAGTTTATACTCTTTTTACTAAATTAATGAACTTAAACCCAAAAAATCCAACTTGATTCAATAGAGATAGATTTGTATTAAGTGCAGGTCACGGAAGTGCGTTATTATATAGTGCATTACACTTATCTGGTTTTGATCTACCAATGGAAGAAATGAAAAAATTTAGACAATTAAACTCATTAACTCCAGGACACCCAGAATTTGGACACACACAAGGAGTTGAAGCAACAACAGGACCTTTAGGTCAAGGTTTTGCTATGGGTGTTGGTATGGCTCTTGCTGAAAGTCATTTAGCAGGTCAATATAACACTGAAAACTACGAAGTTGTAAACCACTTTACATACGTTTTGTGTGGAGATGGTGATTTACAAGAAGGTGTATGTCAAGAATCAATAAGTTTTGCTGGAAGATATAAACTAAATAAATTGATTGTTTTACATGATTCAAATGACATTCAACTTGATGCACCTGTAGAGGTTGCTCAAGCAGAAGATATTCAAGCAAAATTCAAAGCAGCTGGTTGAAATACTTTAAAAGTTGAAAATGGTGAAGATTTAAATGAAATTGAAAAAGCTATTTTATTTGCTCAAAATAGTGATAAACCAACTTATATTGAAGTAAAAACAGTTATTGGAATTGGTGCAACAAACCAAGGAACTACAAAAGTTCATGGAGCACCTTTAGGTGGAGATATTTCAACAGTTAAAGAATATTTTAATTGAAATGAAGAAGAATTCACAATACCAAGTGATGTATATAATTTTTGAAACGTTAATGTTGCAAATAGAGGATTTGCAACAAATGATCAATGAGATAGAATGTTTGAACTTTACAAAAAAGAAAATCCTCAATTAGCTGAACAATTGTTAAAATCAATTAATAAAGAATGAAATATTGATTTAAAAGACTTAGAAACACTTAATAAAGGAACAGAACAAGCCACTAGAGTAAGTAGTGGAGAGGTTTTCAACTTATTAAGCAAAAACATACCAGCTATAATTGGTGGAAGTGCTGACTTATGTGAGTCTACAAAAATCAAAGGTGCAGATGGAAATTATGATTTTGATAACACTAGCGGAAGAAATATTATGTATGGTGTTAGAGAATTTGCAATGAGTGCAATAAACAATGGTATTGCACTACACGGTGGATTATTACCAGTTGGATCAGGATTCTTTGTGTTTGCTGATTACTTAAAACCAGCTTTAAGAATGAGTTCAATTATGAATATTCAAACACTAAGTGTATTTACTCACGATTCAGTTGCAGTTGGTGAAGATGGACCAACTCACCAACCAATAGAACAACTTGCAATGTTAAGAAGTATACCGAACATGAGTGTTTTTAGACCTTGTGATATGGCAGAAACAATAGCAAGTTACTACAACGCTTTAAATGATAAAAATAATCCAAGCGTTATTATAGCAACACGTCAAAATTTAAAAGAATTAAATCATTCAAAAGATATTGTTGAAGAAGTTAAAAAGGGAGCTTATATATTAAGTGAGACAAAAGATGCAAACATTACTTTAATAGCAACAGGTAGCGAAGTTTCTCTTGCACTTGATGTTAAAGAAGAACTTGAAAATAAAGGACAAAAAGTTAATGTTGTTTCAATGCCTAATATGAATAAATTCTTAAAACAATCAAAAGAATATCAAGATTCAATAATCAATAGAAAAACTTTAAGATTTTCAATTGAATTAGGTTCAACTTATGGATGACATAGATTCTTAGGTGATGATGGTAAAGCATATGGACTAGATACTTTTGGTTATTCAGCACCAGCAGATCATGTTATAAAAGAAATTAAATTCACAAGTGATGAAATTTCAAAAGACATATTATCTACATTAAAATAATTTTAAAAATATGATAATATTAAAAAAGTAATCGTTAAAAGGAGAAAAAAATATGATAGCTTGATGAGGAGCATTATTAATAGCAATAGGGGCAGCGATTGTTGGAGGGATAATTGGTTTTATAATAACAAGAAAAGTTATTCAAAAACAATTAAGAGATAACCCACCAATTAACGAAAACCAAATTAGAGCTATGTATAGAAGTATGGGTAGAAAACCTACTGAAGCAGATATCAAAAAAACAATGAATGCTGTTAAAAGAGGAAAATAATACCGATGGATAAAAAAATATTTTAATTCAATAAAAATATTTTTTTTTTTTTTTTTGGAAAAATTAATATATAATCATTTAGGAATTTAACAAAGCCAAAGAAATACAGAAAAAAAAAAAAAAAACAGGACGGTGGACAAAAATGATACAGGTTTTCACTTGTAATGACTTTAAAAGAGTTAATGCATTCTTAATGCATAATGAAGATAAAAAAGCTATATTATTCGATACAGGATATTTAGCATATAAAGATATAATTGATTTTGTTGAAAAAAATAATATTCAAATTACAGATATCTTTATAACACATGGACATTTCCCTCATTTTTATGGAATAAATGAGATATGTAAAAATCAAAATAATCCTAACGTTTTTATTGGAAAAGAAGACTTATTAAATTTATTTGATTCTTCAAAAAACCTTAGTGAATTATTCGAAGGAGTAGGTAGCTATATAGCAGAACCTATAAAAAATTTAAAAGTAATTTCAGAAGAAACTACTTTAGATTTAAATGGATACAAAGTAAATATTTACAGAAAGAATTCTCATACAGAAGGATCTTTAATATTCGAAATACCTGAAAAGAAATTTATCTTTACAGGTGACTTTATTCTTAAAGATGAAAGTTATCTAGTTGACGGAATTATGCAATTAGATGATGAAAACGAAAAAAATGCAAAAGAAATATTCAATTGAATTATTTCTGCATTTGATAAAAACTATAGTGTATTCACAGGACATTATGATTACGGATTCGAAATCAGAAATATTCTTGAAGACAAAGAGGCAAAATTACTAAGAAAGTATATTGAAAAAGATTAGATATGTTTATGTCCTTTATTAAGGACATTTTATTTTTAATATATTAAAAGCACCAATTAATTGGTGCTTTTTTATTATTTAGTTTCTTCAACTTTTTTAGTTGTTTTTTTAGCAGCTGGTTTTTTAGCTGTAGTTGCTTTTGCAACTTTTTGTGTTTTTGCAATATTAGCTTTAGCTTCTTTTTTAATTCTTGATTTTCTTTCACTTAAGAAAGCAGGTTCGCTTCCACTTAATAAACGTTGAATGTTTTGTCAGTGTCTTGCTAATAATATAATCATTGAAATTGTTGTAACAATGTTAATGATTAAGAAGCTGTCAAATACTGGAGCACTGTTATTTCATAAATGCATTTCATTATATCAAACAGCTGTAAATTTACCACTATCATATAAAGGACCAAATGCACTACCATCTATATCAAAAGTACTTAAACCAGATATTTGAGGTACTCACATTAATACTGCAGTTAGTATTGCTGCAAATATTGAACCAATACTTACTTTTCTTGAGATAAGAACAAGAGATAATCAAGTTCCAAACATTACAATTCCCATTAATCAGTTAATTGTAAACATTAATCCCATAAAACAACTAACTGCTTTACCACCTTTAAATTTATAATAAACTGGTCAACAGTGACCAATTAAAGCAAATAAACCAGGAATAATTAATATAGTGTTTCTAAATATAACATGAGGAATTTGGCTAATAGCTACTGCTATTAAAATAGCCATTATTATTTTAAGAGCATCCAGTATCATAATACCTACTCCTCATTTTTTACCAATAATCCTACTTGCGTTTGTTGCTCCTGCATTTTTGCTTCCTTGATCTCTAACATCTTTGTTGGTTTTCAATTTAACTATTGTTATCGAGAAAGAAAAACTTCCTACTAAATAAGCAATAACAGAAGCAATGGCCGTTCCGGCCGCTATTTGTCATCCCATAATATAAATACTCCTTTTTAGGTTTAAAACACATAAATAATCATACTATAAACTTATGGCAATATGCAAGAAAATAGGTTAAAATAAATAAATAGCAACACCAAAAAGAGTAGGTAAAATGGGGGTTTTTGTAAATGAAGTTGGTTGAAAAAATAAATTTAAAAAAAATAATATTTAATTTATATAAAAAGGACTTGAGTGGTTTAATAGCGAATAATGATTTTAAACTAAACGATGATCAGAAAAATGAATTAATTGCATTGGGTCAAACAGATGATTGTAAGACTTTGTTTGAAGGAATTAATAATTTTTTTGAAAAGAATATTGAAAGCGATCCTTTAGAATTAAGTTTAATGCTTACATTAATATTACAAAGATATAATTATTTCTACAAAACAGAATTGCAATGAAGAGATTATTGTAAGAAGTTTGAAAATATAGTTGAAAAAAACCCAGGAGATTTCTTTTTAAGTTATATAAGTGATTTTTTTGATCAACAAATAGATTTATATAATAATAGTTACTCAGATATTGTTGAAGATTTTAATATTTATAAATGAAATGAAAAATTTTCAAATGACATTAACTTGTTAATAAAAAACATTAGAATATTTAATAACTTTCAAGAAAAATTATTAAATTGTGAAAAGATGGTTTTCTTTTTACAAGATACAAAAAATATTTATTCTAGTTTGGAATCAGTTGGATTAGAAAATGAAAAACAACAATTTTTAGCTCATACAAATGAATTAAAAATAATATTTCAATCATTAGATCACTTAGTAAATGAAATATTAAAACAAATAATTGCTGTTTAAGAGGTAAAAGATATGTTTGAAAAATATTTGAATATGAATAAAGAAGAATTACAAAATTCTTTAGACAAAATTGAAAAAAACTACAAAGAACTATTAAATGAAGAGAAGAAAATTGATAAAAAAGTTAGAAAAAACCTTTGACTATGATATTTCTTTCCTTTCTTTGGTCTTTTTATTTATCAAATCCATTTGAAAAAGAGAAAACAAAATGATGAAAATTATTTTGTTATAAAAGACAAAAAACAAGATCTAATATACATAGAATTAGAAATGCAATTTTTAAAATCTAAAATAGAAAAAATGTAAGATTGCAAAAGCAATCTTTTTTTATTCTCAAACACAAGAGCTCTTAAAAAAGACTATAAAATATGATAAAATACTTAAAAGGACTTGAAAATATGAAAAAAAATATATTTGATTTAAACGAAAACTTAGAATACTCAATGGATTATGTTTACTACAACCAAGGATTAACATCATGTAATCACTTAACAATAGCACAAGACTCTAGAGATGATAGATTTAAATGTACTAAATGTTTTATTGTGTTTTCATTCCAAAATAATAAACAAGTATTAAATTTTAAAAGTAGAATAGTTCAACACTTTAACTTCGAAAAAGCAGAAATTGCTTTAAGAAGAGAAATTAGAAGACAAAAACTTGGAGAAGAAGATGAAGAATAATACATTAGCTTTTTTTTATAATAATTTAACTATGATAATGATGAATCTTGAAGATTCAGTAGGGTTAATTGCTGATTTTGAAAATTGAAGCAAAAAAGAAGATAAGCAAATAGAAGAATTAAAAAAAATATCTAAAGAAAATAACTTAAAATCAACTTTATTTGTAGTTACTTCAAGAGAAATGAATTATGGACTTTGAAACACAGATAATATAACTAAAAAAGCTCAAGAAAATGAAATAGACTATGTAATTTTTTACAGCACAAATTCAATGATGGATCATATGCAAGATTCTGACCTATACAGCAACATTGCAAACTTTTTAAGTATTAAAAAAATGATAGTTTCAAATAATTATATTGATAATAACTATTCAAGATTAAAAACTGACTTTATTAAAGAAAATTGATTACATAACGCAATTATTTTAGAAACTAACGAAACAAAAGACTTAAATGATAACTTGAATTTACTTATAGAAAGTAAATTCAAAGAATTTAAAGAATTAAATAACCTAAATTATATTTTTGATGCAAGAGTAAGTGAAGGTAAAAAACTTGGAAGAACAATAGGTTTTCCAACAATAAACTTAATAACAGAAGAGAGATTACCTTTAACTGATGGTGTATATGCTTGTGAAGTTTATATCGATCATTTAAAAGAAAGCTTTTTAGGAGCTGGATGTTATTGAAAGAACGAACTTAATCAGGATGTGTTTGAAATATTCTTAATAGATTTTGATCAAGAAATCTATGGTTGAAAAGTAAGTGTTACTTTAATAGAAAAATTAAGAGAAAACGTTAAAGTTGATGGTTTAGATAAATTAAAAGAACTATTGGCAAATGATGTTGAAAATACAAAGAAACATAAAAAATAATTTTAAACAGAGTTAATGAAAATTAACTCTGTTTTTTTATGCTAAAATACAAATGAAATGAAAAGAGCAAGATAATATGGAAAAACCAAAATTTTACTTAGGAAGTCATGTTGGAATGAATTCTGCAAATAATTATTTAATAGGAAGTGCACAAGAAGCAATTAATAACGGAGCAAATACATTAATGTTCTTTACTGGAGCTCCCCAAAATACAAGAAGAACAGAAACAAGTAAGTTAAACATAAATGAGTTTAAAACTTTACTTATTGATAATAATATTGATATTAATAAAGTAATTTGTCACGGCCCTTATACAATAAACTTAGCAAATACAGTTAAACCAGAAACTTATGAGCTTGGAGTAAGACTTTTAAAAGAAGAATTATTAAGACTAGAAGAAATAGGGGTTCACACAGTTGTTTTACATCCAGGAGCAGCTGTTGGAGCACCTAGAGAATTAGCTTTACAAAGTATTGCAAAAGGTTTAAATGAGGTTTATAAAGAATTGCCAAATACACCAGTTAGAGTTGCTTTAGAAACAATGTCAGGAAAAGGAACTGAAGTTTGTATAACTTTTGAAGAAATTAAAACAGTATTAGATTTAGTTGAAGCAAAAGATAAAGTAGGGGTTTGTTTTGATACTTGTCATATGCATGATGCTGGATATGATGTTAAAAACAACTTTGATAAAGTGGTTGAAGAATTTGATAGAGTAGTTGGTTTAGATAAATTAATGGCAATTCATTTAAATGATAGTAAAAACCCAATTTCAAACCATAAAGATCGTCACGAAAACATCGGTTATGGTTATATTGGATTTGAAGCTCTTGCAAACGTTGTTCACAACCCATTATTTAAAGATTTACCAATAGTCTTAGAAACTCCGTGAATCGATGGAAAAGTAAGTCCTTATAAAGTAGAGATCGAAATGATTAAAAATAATAAGTTTACCAATTCTTTTAAAGAAAAAGAAATAATATAAAAAAACTGCTAATTAGCAGTTTTTTTAGTTTCTATTATATAAATCCAATCTCAATCTAAGAACTTTATCTAAAACTCTAGTACTTTTATCTATTTCTTTAATTTCATCTTTATATGTTGCTTGTAAATAGTTATCATTTGTAGCTATTAACATTGCACACAAAGTTAAAAACTCAACTCATATAACTTGATTTTCACTGTATTGTTCCATTTCATTAAGATCAATATCTGAATCACTTAAAATTGTTTCTAGTTTAAACTTATATTTTTTAATACAAATAGAATCAAACAATTCAATTATCTTTTGATCTGAATAAATCGAATTAAAATTGACCAAAACCTTTAAACATAGATCATTTATTTCCTTATTTGTAAGTTCTGGTCTTTGGTTATCACCTAATAAGTGAAATAAGGTCTTCATATTTACATTATCATCAAAAAAATCATCTTTCATAGGTAAATTTCTCCTCACTTTAATAATATATTAATGTAAAATAATAAAGAATTAAGGTGAAAAGATGAAAAAATTACTTACAATTTTAACTGGACTTTCAGTTACTATTACTCCAGCAACTCAAATAGTGAGTTGTAAAATATCAATAGATAATACTTATAGACAACCAAGTGATATAGAAAAGTTTTGAAATCATAAAGGAAATAAAACTTTAAGTGTTGATTTTAGCTCTGATACAGAA
This genomic window contains:
- a CDS encoding ROK family protein, coding for MKLILAIEVGVSSSKVGLVNQYGDLQAKFSVDHDLNNLIPNLHDKIMDGLEAIGINYEEEIEKIGLAMGGYIDHMLGIVRYSANLDLKNYNIKEVAEELFKKPIFVINDANASALGEFWTGVAKQYDSIIFYYIDQGIGGAVITEGKLAPGSRGFAGEFGHGGGIFQTKYECSCGLVGCIEPMSSTNGIENHFKETFKNKKNHPALDFFNNPETITFKEIVEVYEEKGYPYEIGDLLEEALEPIVMHMASMINALDPEAIILAGGLTHLGDKLIEIIHTNIKKYIIDMFAEELTIEIAELGNDSTMIGSAYYALNDWKIF
- a CDS encoding deoxyribonuclease IV: MEKPKFYLGSHVGMNSANNYLIGSAQEAINNGANTLMFFTGAPQNTRRTETSKLNINEFKTLLIDNNIDINKVICHGPYTINLANTVKPETYELGVRLLKEELLRLEEIGVHTVVLHPGAAVGAPRELALQSIAKGLNEVYKELPNTPVRVALETMSGKGTEVCITFEEIKTVLDLVEAKDKVGVCFDTCHMHDAGYDVKNNFDKVVEEFDRVVGLDKLMAIHLNDSKNPISNHKDRHENIGYGYIGFEALANVVHNPLFKDLPIVLETPWIDGKVSPYKVEIEMIKNNKFTNSFKEKEII
- a CDS encoding YneF family protein — encoded protein: MIAWWGALLIAIGAAIVGGIIGFIITRKVIQKQLRDNPPINENQIRAMYRSMGRKPTEADIKKTMNAVKRGK
- the tkt gene encoding transketolase, whose product is MNRNNKNLNALRILGIEAINKANSGHPGIVLGASPIVYTLFTKLMNLNPKNPTWFNRDRFVLSAGHGSALLYSALHLSGFDLPMEEMKKFRQLNSLTPGHPEFGHTQGVEATTGPLGQGFAMGVGMALAESHLAGQYNTENYEVVNHFTYVLCGDGDLQEGVCQESISFAGRYKLNKLIVLHDSNDIQLDAPVEVAQAEDIQAKFKAAGWNTLKVENGEDLNEIEKAILFAQNSDKPTYIEVKTVIGIGATNQGTTKVHGAPLGGDISTVKEYFNWNEEEFTIPSDVYNFWNVNVANRGFATNDQWDRMFELYKKENPQLAEQLLKSINKEWNIDLKDLETLNKGTEQATRVSSGEVFNLLSKNIPAIIGGSADLCESTKIKGADGNYDFDNTSGRNIMYGVREFAMSAINNGIALHGGLLPVGSGFFVFADYLKPALRMSSIMNIQTLSVFTHDSVAVGEDGPTHQPIEQLAMLRSIPNMSVFRPCDMAETIASYYNALNDKNNPSVIIATRQNLKELNHSKDIVEEVKKGAYILSETKDANITLIATGSEVSLALDVKEELENKGQKVNVVSMPNMNKFLKQSKEYQDSIINRKTLRFSIELGSTYGWHRFLGDDGKAYGLDTFGYSAPADHVIKEIKFTSDEISKDILSTLK
- a CDS encoding lipoprotein, whose amino-acid sequence is MKKLLGMLGAVALVATTSSAVTSCGIGNYGIEKNVSIDEYNLKQDVTFIINSELVDGDSIKVTVDKDSDLNPKIDTKVDGKNLIVTIGFEKSNLPLVKKSTKIYVSVLRGETNFEETVGTIKLTVSPILKQLSSVLKTSDLKYIDDNSESTIIKLIDEQNPLAKGNYKLSEITQVSAKATGIGDFKGTVNISFEIICDIELDKYSIKLDRATNPSEEVTILNYDELKNVSVSNVGSVAVTFEKKDNKIIIRANSNGTSVIEVRADNAKEIKKINISVKYN
- a CDS encoding riboflavin kinase; this encodes MKNNTLAFFYNNLTMIMMNLEDSVGLIADFENWSKKEDKQIEELKKISKENNLKSTLFVVTSREMNYGLWNTDNITKKAQENEIDYVIFYSTNSMMDHMQDSDLYSNIANFLSIKKMIVSNNYIDNNYSRLKTDFIKENWLHNAIILETNETKDLNDNLNLLIESKFKEFKELNNLNYIFDARVSEGKKLGRTIGFPTINLITEERLPLTDGVYACEVYIDHLKESFLGAGCYWKNELNQDVFEIFLIDFDQEIYGWKVSVTLIEKLRENVKVDGLDKLKELLANDVENTKKHKK
- a CDS encoding DUF896 domain-containing protein, translated to MEELLKRINELAAIAKQRELTAEELEERAKLREEYIKLFRAGFEQQLENTIFVDENGNEINRNTKK
- the plsY gene encoding glycerol-3-phosphate 1-O-acyltransferase PlsY; this translates as MGWQIAAGTAIASVIAYLVGSFSFSITIVKLKTNKDVRDQGSKNAGATNASRIIGKKWGVGIMILDALKIIMAILIAVAISQIPHVIFRNTILIIPGLFALIGHCWPVYYKFKGGKAVSCFMGLMFTINWLMGIVMFGTWLSLVLISRKVSIGSIFAAILTAVLMWVPQISGLSTFDIDGSAFGPLYDSGKFTAVWYNEMHLWNNSAPVFDSFLIINIVTTISMIILLARHWQNIQRLLSGSEPAFLSERKSRIKKEAKANIAKTQKVAKATTAKKPAAKKTTKKVEETK
- a CDS encoding MBL fold metallo-hydrolase, encoding MIQVFTCNDFKRVNAFLMHNEDKKAILFDTGYLAYKDIIDFVEKNNIQITDIFITHGHFPHFYGINEICKNQNNPNVFIGKEDLLNLFDSSKNLSELFEGVGSYIAEPIKNLKVISEETTLDLNGYKVNIYRKNSHTEGSLIFEIPEKKFIFTGDFILKDESYLVDGIMQLDDENEKNAKEIFNWIISAFDKNYSVFTGHYDYGFEIRNILEDKEAKLLRKYIEKD